The genomic segment CATTGAACTGTGCAGATTTCTAGCATAATTTATCCAGAAGTCCAAATTATGCTGTATCATGGCACTAGGCTTCTACTTGTTCAAGTATAGAAATTGAAAGCAAGCATTTCAAAACTTTTACCCCAGTTTGACTTTGCTACAACTTCCTAGCTCCTGATGGTCCTCCATTTTCCCCTAGTGCCAGTATAATACATTGTATTGCTAGCGTCAATGCTAGTAAAAATACATTGTATTTtttacaaaagcatcagttcatctGGGATTGGAAACTTAAAATAGCCATTCACCAGAAATACTGTTTTAGACTCTGGCATTTTCTGCCCAGATAGCCCTGAGGCCATTTCCTCCAAGGCCTCTGCAGTCCTCTGTCTGGGGTGTCTTCAGGGGGGGCAGACCTTTCTACAAGTGGCCACACCTGGCCTCAACAGGTGGTCAGGAACCACTGCTCATAGTTGGACCTGCTCAAGATGAACCTTGGGCTGGTGAGCTGGGGTATCCACTGTGTGTGTGCAAGGCTCCTCACAGTGCAGAACGGAGAGAGGTGAGAGGAATGGGAAGGGAGGGGGGCAGGCGAAGGGACAGGgggcaggctgggggctgggagccaTGCGTGACAAGCTGTAAATCCAAACTTGGCCTTCCAAGTTGTTATGAAGGCTAGAACACACTTTAACAGTCTGTTAGCCTGACCTCTTAAGGCCTCAGTGGACAAGGGGGTATGTGAGCCTCCATATGTTACTTGTCCTGAGGATGCCTTAGGCATCCCTGGATGGACAGCTGAGGAGTTCATTAAGCTGTGTGCACTCTGTAAAGACGGGGTTTCCCggatggctcggtggtaaagacttcacctgccaatgcaggagacacaagagaggctggttccatccttgggtcgggaagaccccctggagaaggaaatggcaaaccaatccaatattcttgcctggaaaatcccatgaacagaggagtctggcgggctatagtccatggggtcgccaagcgtcagacatgactaaagcgactgagcacacacacttcaAGGCCATAGATAAGGAGATAGGCTCTTGCAGAGCTCTGAGACAAGAGAGGAGCTAGCATATACAGGAGTTTttgctagaaaaacaaacaagcagtaGTCAAACATCCAAAGATTATTGCTAATCACAAAAAACAGACATCTCGAGTTAATGATATTAGTGCTTTtccatgtatgggaagatgcaagagtctggggtcactgaatttatttctttgatatttcttaactatctagggctagtttcctgttttcttccatcctgaattccccttaGGGTATAGCACTGGGGCTTTACTGAAGGAGCTGATGGCTTGATAGTGGGCAACATTCTTTGTTCACGAAAACAGCAGGcaaaatttttgtgtgtgtgtcaacaACAGTAATCACAGTTCAAGCATTCAAAAATGGAGTCAGAAGGCCATAGAGGATCTGGTCTTAGATATGTCTCTGTACCACTGAGAATCTGAACTTTCTTTGAACTGTACCAGACCCAGGGACGCCACCAGGACATACAGAACACTTGCCAGCTGCAAACTTATGGTCTCAAGGTCTCCCTTTGTAACTATACAACCATTCAGATCCCAACCAGTCCTTCCTTAACCAGCACCCTTGTGTCTTGCCAGCTTCTATTATAATTCTTGCTAACTTGTGTAACTAACTGTAACCTTGTAGTTACTGCCTTTACAAACCTCTCCCACTTTGTAGTCCAGCAGGACACAATTCaagtgcttcttgaatctgtgtctcccggGCTGCAATCCTAACAAGCCCCAAATaaacacttttttatttctttttttttttttgctgcactgcgtcttcgttgctgtgtgtgggctttctctagttgcagcaacgagggctactctctaatttcggtatgcaggcttctccttgtggtggcttcttttgttgaggCCCAgggacttagttgccctgaagcacgtgggatcttcccagactaggggtcgaacccatgtctgctgcattggcaagtggaccaccagggaagtcccaagtttttatttcaatcaggCCTCTGTTTCTAACATTTGCGTTAACCCTCCCACAGATCAGACTTGCTGCGTTTCTAGGACTGTCCCTTCCTCTCCAGTAGAGACCCAACCCCCGGACCCAAGCTCTTATGTTTTCTCTTCAGGCCTGAGGTTTGCCAGGCACTGCAGAAACCACTTTCTCTGCACAGTCAACCACTGGCCTTCCTCCTGCCCTACAGGTGGGGAGTCCCGGGCCACTATGAGAAACAGAAGAATGAACGGCCTCCAGCAGCTCTCCCCAGCTGGGAGCAAGTGCCTAACCTGGAGCTGTGGCACAGCCGCCCTGCACCCAGGCGTTCAGCACAGAAGCTTGCCCCAAGCTGGAGGGTGGCCAGGAAGAGAGGCACTCAGGCTTGCTCCAGAAGGTGAGCGGTGCTGAGACAGTGGCTTGTGGAGGGAGTGGGGCAGAACAGTCTTTTCTTTCATCTGTACCTCTTCCTTACCTCCTACAGGCCCTGAGTAGACCTGGGCACTTTCTCCACCTCTTTGTGGTACTTGAACCCACACAAGTCCCTGCTGGGCACTGGGGGACAGAGAGCTGACCTTTCCCAGGATGGCTGAGACCTCCAGTTCCTGCAGTCATGGGCAGATGGAAAATTTCTGCAGAATCTTGTGCCCAGACAGACCTCAAGCTCTTGTGTTCTTGTCCAGAAAGTCTCATTTCTTAAGGGGAAACAcctcataactttttttttttttttaatagattctaGGCCTGAGGAAATGTTTGGGAAAGACCTCCCTGTCTCAGCTCAGCCAGATGAAGGCTACACCCTCCCTGGCTGGCTCGGCAGCTGCTTCTGCAAGGCAGCTCCCAGCAACTTGCTGAGAACTGGAAAGATTCCAGAAGAATCGGGCCAGAAGGATCGGGAGAGTCAGACAGGAGGTCAGTGTCTCTTACCAGGGTCAGGACACAGTCTTTCAAGATAGGAGGATGGAGCCCCCGAGGAGAGTCTGCATTAAGCCTAGAACAGACCACGTTTTCTTTCATAGGACACAGTCAGAGCTGccctcacctcccccatccctaaGCTTAGGAGGTAGTGCTCCAAACCCAAACTCTCCCCCATGCAATGTAAAAGCTTCGGTTCAGGCTTCCCGACTTTGTTCTGAGAAATGAGATAAGAGGGAGAATTCAGCTCCTCCCTTCAGCTCCAGAGCTCCAGCTGCTGGTGCAGGGAATCGCCTAATAGCTGATCCCCACTCAGTGGAGACCACAGTCCACAGTCCTGGGTCTTGATCAATGGCTTCCTCCTTTGTGCTCGAAGGGGTGGTGATCACGGGACACTGCAGCCACTTGCCTGTCTGACCTGAGCCCTCTGATCTCTTCCCATTATCTCCTGCAGCACCAAGGAACGTAGTAGTAGCCAGGCTTTCTAGCAGAGACTTGTCTGTGTGTTTTGAATCTCAATCTATAtggctccttgagggcagaaatCTGGCTGGTTACAGTCAGAGGGAAATAGTGGTTTGGGACATTGCAGTTTAATCCATTTCATGCTAAACATCAAGGAAGATGAGATACACAACATGGAATGCGGCAGCACCAGACCAGACATGAAGGGTTTTCTCCAGGACTTGTGAGTCTGACTTTGGTAACTGGGGAGGTAGTGTATCATTCTGTCATTCACTGAAATGGAGGgtgcaggaggaggagcaggtgcTGTGGGGAGGAATGGTCATTTGGAGGCTGGTGGAATGTGAGGTGTGGTGGATCATCCAAGTAGAAAGGTCCAATGCATAGTTGAATTCAGGGTCACTCTCGGGGCTGAGGAGGGAGAAGTCAGATGTGGATGGTGGCGCTCCCAAATCTGTAAACCATGGGCTTTGGATGTGGCTATTCAAGGACCTTGTACAGACCAGAAGAGCTCGGAGCCAAGATGACACCCTGGGAAAGAAGAACAGAGGAAGGAGCTCcaggaaaagagactgagaaggagCAGCCAGGGAAGCAGAAGTGAAAccaagaattgtttttttttttttttcaagccaaTGGAgtgcagaatttcaaagaaagaaGTCAGCAAAGTCAAATACGAAGGATTGCAAGTAAGATCAAATTTAGGACTGTCCACTGGTCTCGGCCACATGAAGGTCGAAGGCAATTTTGGGGAAAGCATCTCAGGGGTGGGTCAAGGAGGAGCTAGATGGCAGGGAACACGGAAAGAGGACCAGGACAAGGACACAGATCACTGCGTAGTTCCCAGGGCTGATGATGGGGGAGGGGCGGGAAAAGCTGAGCATCCTTATTTGGTAACAGGAAGAACcaggggtgaggagggggaggCAAAGTAAAGAGGACAGTGGACGGGCGATCACAGAAGATGAGAAGGTGGGGGCTGAGGGCCCCGCCTCTGTGGAGGCTTGTAGGTGATGGAGGAAGCGCAAGAAGTTATTTTCCTCTGTGAAGTAGGAGGTAGAGACATCTGCATAGGGTAGAGTGGGAGGTGGTGGGAAGGAGTTGAGGAAAGAGGTGAAAGTTAGGAATGTCATTGAAAGGAAGGGGAATGAAAGTGATCAGAGATTCACAGCATTGCCTCAAGGTGTGACAATCCTGCTAAGGTGGGAGACCGTGAATTCCCAGCTCCTCTATGCaacataggggcttcccttgtggctcagacagtaaagaatatacctCGAATGtgagagactggggttcgatccctgggtcaggaagatcccctggagaagggcatggcaacccactccagtattcttgcctggagaatcccaaggacagagaagcctggtgggctacagtccatgttgttgcaaagagtcagacacgactaagcaactaacacacacacacactatgcaaCATGGTCATGAGGCTTTCTCCTTCTTCATGGACAGTTTATCACATGACAGGGCAGGTTCACCGAGCATCAGAGTATTGCTGGGCAGAGCGATTTAATAGCAGACCACAGGTGCTGGGCTGGGATGAGAAGAGCCCACACAAAGGAGCTGCGTGAGCAGGAGAGATGGAGGAGTTTGTAATATGCACTGGGAGTAGAGGGTGAAAGTGGAGGAGCTGAAGGATACAGGCAGTCAAATGCCAGATTGCGACCTTTCAGAAGTGACCCTCCCAATGAGAGTGGGGCACCCATGGGAGCGTGCTGGTTTGTGGAGAGGAGGTTAACACCCTCAGAAGTGAGCAAGCCAAGGGAGAACAAAGCGAGGGCATCAGATTTCTCAGACACCGGGCGAtggtgggagaagggagaagatAGTAGGCCAGGCGCCCAAGTCCTCTGTGAGTGCAGGGAAGGAAAACAGGAAATCCAGAACAGACGGATTATCTGGGTGGATGGGAGAAAAGATGTCTGGAAGCAGACCCAGCCTCTCAGATATGCATAATGGGATCTCGGGAGAGGGAGACCTCCTTTGCAGGGGAGAACATTCTTGAATAGCACTTTGAAACCTCTCTTAAAGGTCagctgtggaggtgggggtggagacaCAGAGGATTGGTCACAGCAGGAGGGGGCATCAGCCCTTTGGTCAGGGTGAAAGGTGGCAGAACAGGAAAGTTGGGCGCCTAGCCAGCCTCAAGGGATTAAGGCTGGTTTCTGTGTCCTGGGGGTTGGGGATTGAGGCCAGATGCCACTTGCTGTCTGAGGCTCAGGGGTCCAGAAAGACCCTGGTGAGAGGCTGACTGGTACCTAGACAGGCTCTTCCTGTGTGGAGGCAGGCACCAGCTTGTATCTCTGGGGGGTCGTGTGCGAGTCCCTGCTGGACTATTCCTCCTTAAGAGGAAAACTGATTTTATCTCATCTTTGCTCCAAGCTTAAGCacctatttgtaaatattttttcagccAGCCGTGACTCATGGTTTGGTCTTATTTCcccatcagggatggaacccaggccccctgcagtggaagtgctgagtcctaaccactggactgccaggggattccTAGAAATCTGTTTttgagaaggaagaaggggaggaagaggactgtcacaacagagaagcctggttagGTCAGAAGAGGAAAGGTTGGGGCAGGCGTGCTGATGGGCATCAGAGTCCAGCACTGGCCTCGAGCTCCCCGGGTTCCtcacccatctccctccctggAGGAAAGCTCACTTTATCTGCTAACCTTAAATTCCTGCATCTTCGTCTCCAATACTTAGGCTCATTAATATTTACTTCTGTGAAAAGCCAGGGAGATGGGAGGCTATGAAGCTTGTGCCAACAGGAAGGGCATGGGgtgggaataaaaaattaaaaaaaaatttactcagTACTTTTCCTTATGCGTACCCGCCTTTCTGGTGTGTTAGGAATGAGAGTTTGGCTTCTGTTGAGAAAAGCAAACAGTCAAGGTCCTAAGTACCCAGCCATCAGCTGAACACAAAGTCCCCGTGACCTGCCTCGGTCCTGCCCATTGCCCCACGTTCCAGCTGGAACTCCCATCCCCAGAGGTGTGCAAATGGAGGAGGGGCTCTACCCTGCCAGTCAGATTCGGTTTTCTTCACTTCGGTCCACATCTACCCAGCCAATTCCATAAGAAAACAGTTTCCgtctttacttttaccaccaatCTTAAAAGCATCAGAAAAGCATCAGTAAAGCATCAGAAAAGAGACAAATCACACACTTTTCAGAAATCACAATTTTATAAAAAGGCATTTTTCTCTTATATCcataaaatgatataatttttgCAAGTATAGAAATGTGTCATAAATTATACAGAATGTTCCTTAATTACAGCTCAATGCAACTTGGTACTTTCCTCCCTCCCTAAAAAACGAGAGAGaaccaaaaaaataatatatataactgtatatatatatatatatatatatttatatttatataatatagacaaaccaaatatgaaaaaaaatcatttcctctTTGGTATAAAAATCAGACTCTCACcttgagagacacacagacatgaTGTTGAATTTGTAAACCGTGTGGCCAAAAGGAATTTCCCTGTCAagctttccccacccccagcccccgcccaccccacccGCCTCACCGGAACACCTCCAATTCCCATGGGACGACCACATGCCTCACTCCCAGCTCCACACCATTCCTGAGTAACCCCCTCCACTACCGAAGACATGGAAAAAGTTCTGCCCAAGGCTGATTTGGTGGCAACTAACTTGGGCAACACCTAACTTGGGAAAGAGCTTCCTAGGTGTGGATCACGGAGAGGAAAGACTGACAAGCCTCGGCTCCGCCGTCACTGAGCACCCCCTGCCAGAAGCCGGGCCTGGAGCGGGTGGGACCCCTGTTGCCAGGAACAGCAGAGCTTGGCTTCCCTGCAGCCTCAGCTCGCGGGGCTCAGCTTCCGGTTCCAGGCGCCTCGGGTGCTGGAGACACCGACGGGGAGGGAGAAGGACAGTCAGAATGGACTCTGCCCGTGAATGTGGGTCTAAATTTgacattaaagaaaatgttttcaggaCTACTTATCACACCCAGCTTTCGGTCACTGAGAAGGACGGGGCCGTTCTCCCAGGCTCCAGTCCGGTACCAGCAGGACTTACGGAATCCAGGAGTTAGttgtgtggggcggggggaggcggggagggggcagcGCTTCGCTCTCAAGGTGAGGAAGGAGACAGGACCCAACGCCCCCTGTATATCCTCCCAACAGCCTCTGGCTGATGGGCAGCTCCCTCCCGGGTCAGCCTCTCGGTCCCGCAAGGGCACCAGCTGCTGGAGGGCTCCTCCCAAACCGCTCCCCTCCCGGCCAGGCCAGTGCACCGGGTGTGCCGGCCTCCCCTTCCCCCGGAGAGTTAAGACACCAACACAACATAAAAGTCACATAAAGGCCGCCTCcacttgccaaaaaaaaaagacagaaccaAACTGGACACAGACACAAATCaaggagagacacacacactgtgaggggcccagggccccagcaggTCTCTGGCTTCCCGGCATGATACATTCTTGTGTAATTTAGGAACAGGGGCTCTGGGGCCCCTCTGGGGAGCGGGAGTAAAAAAATACAGAGATTACAGTCTCCCTGTGGGCTCCCAGGCAGGGCAGGGACACAAAATCTCTCACAGTTTTTCTACTGCTTTTGGGTCCACATCTGAGCCCCCACTGGGGGCTGCTGGCCAGTGCCCCAGTCCCACCCTGCCCTTGGGGCCCGCGCCCTCCACCCTCCCTGCTGCTCGGAGGGCCCTGGGCTGGGGATGCTCCTAGCAGGACCAGCAGGACAGAGTCTACCAGGAGAGAAGGGATGAGGACCTAGGCAAGGGATGAGGACCCGCAGCTCTGAGACAGACGCCGTCCTCTCGGCGGCGGGCCAGCCCCACTTGAGCTGACTGACCACCGGCGCGGAGCGCCCGCTCTCCGGCCCTCAGCCCTTGAGGGGCTTGTCGGCCCCTCCACTGGGGCTGCTGGCACTGTCACTCTTCTTCCTGCGCAGGCTCTCGATCCAGCTGGAGCTGGAACGCGTGGTGAAGCTGGAGAGCGCCAGGGAGCTGAGCCGCATGTTCTTGCCAGACATGATGAGCTCCCCGAAGCCCTCCTGGTGGGAGAAGGCGTAGCCAGAGCGCCGGGACCCCGTGCGGCCCACCCGCCTCATGCAGCGGTGTTGGGCCTTCTGCTTCTTCCTCACCAGCTGGGTGTAGCGGACCTGGCAGGAGCAGGGCAGCATGAGGGAAGGAGCCTTTGTCAGCGCGCGAGCATCAGACACTACCTCGGAGAAGGGACCCAGAGCACCGGGGACTGGGCAGGCACGGGGACCACCACCCACACACTTAATGGAAACCGCAGCAGTGTTCGCACACACCATCTCCGATCCCCAAAGCAGGCAGCCCGGCCTCTCACCGTGTCCGAGAGATCCGGCTTCAGGTTCAGCCTGAGAAACCGAAAGGCGACCACAGGCATGATGCAGACGACCGTGGTGAGCACGATGGTCAGCCACACAGTCGGCTGGGCCAGGGTGTTCTGGGCATTACCTGGGAAAAGAGGAGCCGGGGGCTTCAGGAGTCACAGAGCAGCCATAAGGGCAGCCCCTTAGAGcaccccatttcttttttttggcagcCCCATTTTCCCAGTCTCAAAACTTAAGTCATCTCTGGCCTCTCTTTCTGCTCCCTAAATATTTATCTCCAAATTGGATTTCAGCTCTAAACTCTCCCCAAATGACTTCAgatctgcttttgtttttgtggggtttttctggctgtgctgcacagcatacaggatcttagtcccccaaccagggatggaatccataccccctgcagtggaagtttggagtcttaaccactggaccatcagggatgtCCCCAGacctgttttttttaaaactaccttAACCTGACATCTCTGTTCATCTGTTTCACACAGCTGAAAATGAACTACTGTTTCCTCTGTTCCCAATTTGCTCCACATCTTCCCTGGCTCGGGAGACACTACCAGCCACTAAGCTGCTCCAAGTAAAAGCTCTGAAGTCCACCTGGTTCCTACCCCCGCCATCTCAGGCCCCCATCCAATCTGTCAGCTCCATTTCCAAAATACCTACGGGATTCCACCACTTTCACTCTACTCCAAGCCACCACCATTCTCACCTGCTACATTACTGCTACAGCCTCCTAGCTAGTCTCCCCAGGTTTCCACCTTTGTCCTCTTTTTTTAGTTCATTTGGCTGTGCCGAATCTTAGTTGGGGCGTgcggcatctagttccctgattagggatagAACCCGAGCCCCCCACGTTGGgagctgagtcttagccactggaccaccagggaagtctgtgctCTACCTTTTATCATCCACAAAACAGTAAGAGTGagcctttaaaaacataaatcagtTTATGACATTTCCCTGCTCAAAACCCTCTAAAATCCaaagttttgggcttccctggtggctcagtggtaaagaatctgcctgccaaagcaggagctatgggtttgatccccgatccaggaagatcccacacacctcggagcgactaagcccgtgtgccccaactactgagcctgtgctctgcaacaagaggagccaccacaatgagaagctggtgcactgcaactggagagtagcctccactctctaaactagagaaaacccacgagcagcaacgaagacccagcacaaccaaaaataaagaaaaattacaattaaaaaaacccCCTAAGTTCTTAGCCTTGACCTATAAGAGATCTGGACTGATTTTCATTCCTAACCCTCTGCCTCAGCCCTACCTTCCAACCTCATTGCCTCCACTCCTCCAGCCCCTATGCCACTCAAATAAGATTTCTGTATCCCTGTTCCTCTTCTTGTACCCGTCCTTCCCAGAGAGGCCAGGGGCTGGGTCAGATCTCTGACCAGATCTCTGGGCTCGGGTCTCTGCCACACCGAGAGCCCCGTGGCAGCATCCAGAACACGTGGCACATAAGGAGTGTGAATAAATGCCTACCTTCCCTGTTAGTCCCAGAACGACTGTCAGTCTTCACTGACTCAAGGGAAAGCCAGAGGGACTCACCCACAAACCGGAATTGGTTTGGAAACATGTCGAAGAGCCCATTGCTGTGCATGGCAAAGAGGATGGCAAAGTAAACTGCCAGGCTGCCCCAGATGAAGAAGTGGTTGATGGCTGTCCAGTAGCCAGTATCCAGTCCAATCTGCAAAAAGCAGTCGTCACAGGCAGAAGGAGCATCCCCCCCAAACCCTATCCCCCTCCCAGGAACAGAACTGTAGTGTTCAGGGCACCCGAGGGACAGGAGACTCACTCTTTCTGGGAGTGGGGGCAGTTCCCGGACCACCTCCTACCTGTACACTGACCACGATGACCAGCGAAGTGGCCACGGTGACCGCAAAGGACTGGTAGTCAGCCAGCTGGGTGCCATCATCCCGGGTGGCTTCAGCAAACACCCCATAGGGGATGAAGAACATGAGCACGGACGTGTAGATGCCCTGGGCGATGCAGATAAAGAACTCCCGCTTGTTGAAGAGGAGATTCAGCTGGCCTGGCTCGTATAACTTAGGGTACTCCATGCTCCGCTGCTCTGGGACGTCCTGTGTACAGAGGGCCAGTGGCATAGGAGGCTCAGAAGCTGCCCAACTCAGGGGGGAACAAGGGCAGACTTTGTCCCTGCCTTTTTCTAAATTCTTTGGCAGCTAAACTCTACCTCAAGCCAACTGCCCCAAGTCAATCTTTGTTCAGCAACTCAAGGAAGTTAAGGTCAGCAGTGGCTGAGAGGGAGGCCCAATCAGCTGCCCAGCTCACGGAACTGCCTTCCCAGGGACCACAGGCAGTGGGCACAGTGCCACATGCCCACCACTATTGGGTGACTCCCTCGCAGCAATGCCCCTCTTCCCAACCCACTCAGTCACCCAACTTCCCCATACCTGATCGAAGACGCCCATAGCCAGGACTGGGAGGGAGGTATACACGATATTATAAAGGGTGATGAAATATTGGTCATAGACTGTCTGGAAAGAGAACAGGGAGCAAGAAAAGGTTGAACACACAGTCTCTCTTCACTACAAATCAGGTGGAGGAAGACAGCCAACGTGGCACAGGTGGAGGCCTGAGGAATTTTCTGGAACTTGCTCTCCACTCCTTcaacaagtcttttttttttttttaaatgcatgcacCAGACAACAGCTAGATCCTAAGGGGACCAAGCAATGAACAGGACAGACACAATCTCCGTCCTTAAGGAGCTTAAGGACAGGCATGCCATGGGACTGGGGAACTCGTTACCTGGGCTGAGAAGCCGCAGAAGAAGCCAAACCAGAAGTGGACCATGGTGAAAGCAAAGTTCTTATAGAAGAAATAGCAGAGGAACTTGCACATGCGCAGGTAAGACCACCGTCCGTGCACCAGCAGAAGGCGCTGCAGGAACTTGAACTGGGAGAAGGAGTAGTCGGAGGCCAGCACCGCCTGGATCCCTTCCTGCCCGCTGATGCCCACGCCAATGTGAGCCGCTGTAGACACAAGAGACGACAGGAAGATGAAGACGGCCACACACGTCAGATTCCCACCATGTTCTGGTCCGCCCCTTCCGTCATCACTCCTCCCTGGGTCTCTCCCCCTGCCCGAGAGCCCAGCCGCCACACCTGCACAGCCCACACTCACTTTTGATCATGCTGACGTCATTGGCTCCATCCCCGATGGCCAGGGTCACAGCCTTCTTGTACTTCTTAACCAGTTCCACCACCTGTGCCTTCTGCAAGGGAGTCACCCGGCAGCAGATGACAGCTTTGCAGGCACAGGCGGTCTCCAGAAACTCCAGCTCCATGTCTGCCTCTAACGCGTGGGCCTGGAATACAGATAGCACTGAGCGAACTCCATGTGCTCCAGGAGAGACCTGGGGATCAACTCCTTTAAGACCACAGCCCCAGTCAAGGCCAGGGAATGGGAACAAGATGAGATATAATAGCTGCTCTCTGAAAAGATCCTGCCCAAGCTAAGGGTGGCGACACTCACCAGGCTGTGCCCGTTGATAACCAGGGCATACTCCCCAGCCACAGCTTCCAGGACAGAAGTGAGCCTGGAAGAAGAAAGTTTCTCCTGGTAGGTGAAGCCATTGCCCACAGCACGGGATGAATCCATCATCTTCTCCCGGGCTTTCCTGTGAAGGGGAAACGAGACCACGGTTGGCCAGGAGAGGAGTAGGATTCAGGCCCAATCAGCAAACCTGTGCGTGACTCCCAGGTATGGTGCAGAGCATCTAGGTCTGTTTACCTGAGCTCCTCTCGCACTTCCAGAACCGTGTGGCCAGTGACTATGAACACCTCTGTCATGTCGTCCGTCAGCATCTTGCAGGAATAGCCAATGTTCACGGCCGTCTCTACCGAGAGAAAGTGCAGGTGCTCTGGACGGGCCCCTGACAAAGCCAGTGCACTTGCCAGCCCAGCGTTCTAGGCTTGCCAGGACCCCACGGTGCTGTATCCAGATGCAGTCTCCTCTGCCCTACAGGCCTCTCACCTTGCTTGTCTCCAGTCAGCACCCAGATCTTGATGTTGGCCAGCGTCAGGAGGGCAATGGTCTCCGGAACCCCTTGCTGAAGCTTGTCCTCAATGGCTGTGGCACCAAGCAGCTGAAAATAACCACAAGCATTCCTAGCGCAAGAGTCCAGGCCCAGGTCCTCCTCACCCACCCTAGGGCCACTCTGCAGACCATACCATCATGTCGCTCTCGACCTCCTCGTAGACGCTGGCCAGCCGGTCGTCCCGGCTGTCCTGGGCCAGGCTGGCTTGGAGCCGTCTCCCGGCCCACTCCTCGTAGTATTCTTCATCCAGATCCTTGTAGGCCAGGACCAGGGTTCTCAGCCCTTCGCCCGCATActcctgaaggaggaagaagTCACGAGAGTCGGCCCCCAGTCCCCTCACCACACTGAGAGCAGCAGAACCACAGGGTCCCCTTCCTCATGCCTACATTCAGATGGTCAGTGGTGGTGTTGAGCAGCTCTTGGGTAGAATGGTGGAGTCTGTCCAGCAAAATGGTGTCAGCTC from the Bos javanicus breed banteng chromosome 3, ARS-OSU_banteng_1.0, whole genome shotgun sequence genome contains:
- the ATP8B2 gene encoding phospholipid-transporting ATPase ID isoform X1; protein product: MTVPKEMPEKWARAGAPPSWSRKKPSWGTEEERRARANDREYNEKFQYASNCIKTSKYNILTFLPVNLFEQFQEVANTYFLFLLILQLIPQISSLSWFTTIVPLVLVLTITAVKDATDDYFRHKSDNQVNNRQSQVLINGILQQEQWMNVCVGDIIKLENNQFVAADLLLLSSSEPHGLCYIETAELDGETNMKVRQAIPVTSELGDISKLAKFDGEVICEPPNNKLDKFSGTLYWKESKFPLSNQNMLLRGCVLRNTEWCFGLVIFAGPDTKLMQNSGRTKFKRTSIDRLMNTLVLWIFGFLVCMGVILAIGNAIWEHEVGTRFQVYLPWDEAVDSAFFSGFLSFWSYIIILNTVVPISLYVSVEVIRLGHSYFINWDKKMFCTKKRTPAEARTTTLNEELGQVEYIFSDKTGTLTQNIMVFNKCSINGRSYGDVFDVLGHKAELGERPEPVDFSFNPLADKKFLFWDPTLLEAVKMGDPHTHEFFRLLSLCHTVMSEEKSEGELYYKAQSPDEGALVTAARNFGFVFRSRTPKTITVHEMGTAITYQLLAILDFNNIRKRMSVIVRNPEGKIRLYCKGADTILLDRLHHSTQELLNTTTDHLNEYAGEGLRTLVLAYKDLDEEYYEEWAGRRLQASLAQDSRDDRLASVYEEVESDMMLLGATAIEDKLQQGVPETIALLTLANIKIWVLTGDKQETAVNIGYSCKMLTDDMTEVFIVTGHTVLEVREELRKAREKMMDSSRAVGNGFTYQEKLSSSRLTSVLEAVAGEYALVINGHSLAHALEADMELEFLETACACKAVICCRVTPLQKAQVVELVKKYKKAVTLAIGDGANDVSMIKTAHIGVGISGQEGIQAVLASDYSFSQFKFLQRLLLVHGRWSYLRMCKFLCYFFYKNFAFTMVHFWFGFFCGFSAQTVYDQYFITLYNIVYTSLPVLAMGVFDQDVPEQRSMEYPKLYEPGQLNLLFNKREFFICIAQGIYTSVLMFFIPYGVFAEATRDDGTQLADYQSFAVTVATSLVIVVSVQIGLDTGYWTAINHFFIWGSLAVYFAILFAMHSNGLFDMFPNQFRFVGNAQNTLAQPTVWLTIVLTTVVCIMPVVAFRFLRLNLKPDLSDTVRYTQLVRKKQKAQHRCMRRVGRTGSRRSGYAFSHQEGFGELIMSGKNMRLSSLALSSFTTRSSSSWIESLRRKKSDSASSPSGGADKPLKG
- the ATP8B2 gene encoding phospholipid-transporting ATPase ID isoform X2, coding for MALCAKKRPPEEERRARANDREYNEKFQYASNCIKTSKYNILTFLPVNLFEQFQEVANTYFLFLLILQLIPQISSLSWFTTIVPLVLVLTITAVKDATDDYFRHKSDNQVNNRQSQVLINGILQQEQWMNVCVGDIIKLENNQFVAADLLLLSSSEPHGLCYIETAELDGETNMKVRQAIPVTSELGDISKLAKFDGEVICEPPNNKLDKFSGTLYWKESKFPLSNQNMLLRGCVLRNTEWCFGLVIFAGPDTKLMQNSGRTKFKRTSIDRLMNTLVLWIFGFLVCMGVILAIGNAIWEHEVGTRFQVYLPWDEAVDSAFFSGFLSFWSYIIILNTVVPISLYVSVEVIRLGHSYFINWDKKMFCTKKRTPAEARTTTLNEELGQVEYIFSDKTGTLTQNIMVFNKCSINGRSYGDVFDVLGHKAELGERPEPVDFSFNPLADKKFLFWDPTLLEAVKMGDPHTHEFFRLLSLCHTVMSEEKSEGELYYKAQSPDEGALVTAARNFGFVFRSRTPKTITVHEMGTAITYQLLAILDFNNIRKRMSVIVRNPEGKIRLYCKGADTILLDRLHHSTQELLNTTTDHLNEYAGEGLRTLVLAYKDLDEEYYEEWAGRRLQASLAQDSRDDRLASVYEEVESDMMLLGATAIEDKLQQGVPETIALLTLANIKIWVLTGDKQETAVNIGYSCKMLTDDMTEVFIVTGHTVLEVREELRKAREKMMDSSRAVGNGFTYQEKLSSSRLTSVLEAVAGEYALVINGHSLAHALEADMELEFLETACACKAVICCRVTPLQKAQVVELVKKYKKAVTLAIGDGANDVSMIKTAHIGVGISGQEGIQAVLASDYSFSQFKFLQRLLLVHGRWSYLRMCKFLCYFFYKNFAFTMVHFWFGFFCGFSAQTVYDQYFITLYNIVYTSLPVLAMGVFDQDVPEQRSMEYPKLYEPGQLNLLFNKREFFICIAQGIYTSVLMFFIPYGVFAEATRDDGTQLADYQSFAVTVATSLVIVVSVQIGLDTGYWTAINHFFIWGSLAVYFAILFAMHSNGLFDMFPNQFRFVGNAQNTLAQPTVWLTIVLTTVVCIMPVVAFRFLRLNLKPDLSDTVRYTQLVRKKQKAQHRCMRRVGRTGSRRSGYAFSHQEGFGELIMSGKNMRLSSLALSSFTTRSSSSWIESLRRKKSDSASSPSGGADKPLKG